One Gossypium raimondii isolate GPD5lz chromosome 3, ASM2569854v1, whole genome shotgun sequence genomic window carries:
- the LOC105797029 gene encoding protein S-acyltransferase 8: protein MEKRVYEVWKGSNKFILGGRLIFGPDAKSLLVTLLLITVPVIIFCVFVARHLRHAFSPYNAGYAILAVAIVFTIYVLILLFLTSARDPGIIPRNSHPPEEEFRYDSSVSAEVGGRQTPSLQFPRTKEVMVNGVHVRVKYCDTCMLYRPPRCSHCSICNNCVERFDHHCPWVGQCIGLRNYRYFFMFVSSATLLCIYVFSMSALYIKVLMDDHQGTVWKAMKESPPSVILMTYCFIALWFVGGLTGFHLYLISTNQTTYENFRFRADNRINVYNLGCPSNFLEVFCTKVKPSKNNFRAFVREEVPRPTLQSIQGAEAEDLGGGDPRPKVEDDLEIGEDLLKISQRRNIEEIDEDIRSRGSNGPAHTALEVDAILDSDHRAPTIRSETRHSSWGRRSGSWEIATDDVLSNSKVTESRSYMTGKEGRQ, encoded by the exons ATGGAAAAGAGAGTGTATGAAGTTTGGAAAGGAAGTAAT aAGTTTATTCTTGGTGGGAGGCTGATATTCGGGCCAGATGCTAAGTCTCTGCTCGTTACCTTATTGCTGATCACTGTTCCTGTTATTATCTTTTGTGTATTTGTTGCAAGGCATCTTCGGCATGCATTTTCTCCATATAATGCGGGATATGCAATTCTGGCTGTAGCAATTGTCTTTACTATCTAT GTGTTGATTCTTCTTTTCCTCACATCAGCCCGGGACCCAGGAATCATACCACGCAATTCACATCCACCAGAGGAGGAGTTCCGCTATGATTCTTCTGTTTCAGCTGAGGTTGGGGGTAGGCAAACACCCAGCCTCCAATTCCCTCGAACCAAGGAAGTTATGGTTAATGGGGTTCATGTACGGGTGAAGTATTGTGACACGTGCATGCTTTATCGTCCTCCCCGTTGCTCCCACTGTTCCATTTGCAACAATTGTGTGGAGCGTTTTGATCATCATTGTCCTTGGGTGGGCCAATGTATTGGATTG CGAAATTACCGGTATTTCTTTATGTTCGTTTCTTCGGCAACTCTTCTCTGCATCTATGTATTCTCCATGTCAGCATTGTACATCAAGGTTCTGATGGATGATCACCAAGGAACAGTTTGGAAAGCAATGAAAGAATCTCCTCCATCTGTCATACTAATGACATATTGTTTCATCGCACTGTGGTTTGTTGGCGGGCTTACTGGGTTTCACTTGTACCTCATCTCAACAAACCAG ACGACATATGAAAATTTCCGATTTAGGGCTGACAATAGAATCAATGTTTACAATCTGGGTTGTCCAAGTAATTTTCTTGAAGTATTTTGCACAAAGGTAAAGCCCTCAAAGAACAATTTCCGGGCTTTTGTTCGAGAGGAGGTGCCAAGGCCTACTTTACAAAGTATTCAGGGAGCAGAAGCTGAAGATCTAGGCGGTGGTGATCCACGTCCCAAAGTAGAGGATGATCTAGAGATTGGTGAAGATCTATTGAAGATCTCCCAGCGACGTAATATCGAGGAAATTGATGAGGACATCCGCAGTAGAGGGAGCAATGGCCCTGCTCATACCGCCTTGGAGGTTGATGCTATTCTGGATTCTGATCATCGAGCTCCTACAATTCGATCCGAAACTAGACACTCGAGTTGGGGAAGGAGAAGTGGTAGTTGGGAAATCGCAACCGATGATGTGCTTTCCAATTCCAAAGTGACGGAAAGCAGAAGCTATATGACGGGGAAAGAAGGTCGACAATGA